A section of the Pogoniulus pusillus isolate bPogPus1 chromosome 3, bPogPus1.pri, whole genome shotgun sequence genome encodes:
- the MAB21L1 gene encoding putative nucleotidyltransferase MAB21L1 encodes MIAAQAKLVYHLNKYYNEKCQARKAAIAKTIREVCKVVSDVLKEVEVQEPRFISSLNEMDNRYEGLEVISPTEFEVVLYLNQMGVFNFVDDGSLPGCAVLKLSDGRKRSMSLWVEFITASGYLSARKIRSRFQTLVAQAVDKCSYRDVVKMVADTSEVKLRIRDRYVVQITPAFKCTGIWPRSAAHWPLPHIPWPGPNRVAEVKAEGFNLLSKECHSLAGKQSSAESDAWVLQFAEAENRLQMGGCRKKCLSILKTLRDRHLELPGQPLNNYHMKTLVSYECEKHPRESDWDESCLGDRLNGILLQLISCLQCRRCPHYFLPNLDLFQGKPHSALENAAKQTWRLAREILTNPKSLEKL; translated from the coding sequence ATGATCGCGGCCCAGGCCAAGTTGGTGTATCATCTGAATAAATACTACAACGAGAAATGTCAAGCCAGGAAAGCTGCCATCGCCAAAACAATTCGAGAAGTCTGCAAAGTGGTGTCGGACGTGCTGAAGGAGGTGGAGGTGCAGGAACCTCGCTTCATCAGTTCCTTGAATGAGATGGACAATCGCTACGAGGGGTTGGAAGTCATCTCCCCCACGGAGTTTGAAGTCGTGCTGTATCTGAACCAGATGGGGGTTTTCAACTTCGTGGACGACGGCTCCTTGCCGGGCTGTGCGGTGTTAAAGCTAAGCGACGGGCGCAAGAGGAGTATGTCCCTCTGGGTGGAGTTCATCACGGCGTCTGGCTACCTCTCCGCTCGCAAAATCCGGTCCAGATTTCAGACTCTGGTGGCTCAAGCCGTGGATAAGTGCAGTTACAGAGACGTGGTAAAGATGGTGGCGGACACCAGCGAAGTGAAGCTGAGAATCAGGGATAGATACGTCGTGCAGATCACTCCGGCGTTCAAATGCACCGGGATATGGCCGCGGAGTGCTGCCCACTGGCCGCTTCCCCACATCCCCTGGCCGGGACCCAACAGAGTGGCGGAGGTCAAGGCGGAAGGCTTTAACCTTTTATCCAAGGAGTGCCACTCTCTGGCCGGCAAGCAGAGCTCGGCAGAGAGCGATGCCTGGGTGCTGCAGTTCGCAGAAGCCGAGAATAGACTGCAGATGGGCGGCTGCAGGAAGAAATGTCTCTCTATCCTCAAAACCTTGCGGGACCGGCACCTGGAGCTGCCGGGCCAGCCCCTGAATAATTATCACATGAAGACTCTGGTTTCATACGAATGCGAAAAGCATCCCCGCGAATCGGACTGGGACGAGTCGTGCCTGGGGGACCGGCTCAACGGGATTTTACTGCAGCTCatctcctgcctccagtgcagGAGGTGTCCGCACTACTTCTTGCCCAACTTAGACCTCTTTCAGGGCAAACCTCACTCGGCTCTGGAAAACGCCGCCAAACAAACGTGGCGACTGGCTAGGGAAATACTTACCAACCCGAAAAGTTTGGAGAAACTTTAG